The window TCAATCGGTGTCAGCGTGGCGTTTCTCAAATCCAATACCTCGCCCGCCTTACAGGCATTGCTTGAGATGCTCAGAAGCGAGTGATAACGCCCGCCAGCGCGGGCGAATGTTCCCGCATCAGGGATAAATCAGGCACCAAATGCGCCGTCGATGGTATGCATTGCCCCGGTGACAAAGCCCGCTTCCGGGCCAGCCAGCCATGCGACCATCCCTGCAACTTCTTCAGGCCGCCCGTGGCGCTTAATCGCCATAAATCCGTGCATCAGATCTTTCAATGGTCCCTCCGCCGGGTTTGCATCCGTATCAACGGGGCCAGGCTGCACCACATTTATCGTAATACCCCGCGGGCCGAAATCACGCGCCAGTCCTCGTGCCATCCCCTGCAGGGCGGACTTGCTCAGGGCGTACGACGCCATTCCGGGAACAGGCATGCGATCGCCATTCACCGAACCCATGATGATGATGCGTCCACCCTCTGGCATCTGACGTGCCGCTTCGACAGAGGCAAAATAAGGTGCATTGATATTGATACGAAACAGCCTTTCAACCTCGTCAGGATCCTGTTCTAACGCATCGCCGAAGGCGATGATGCCAGCATTAACCACCAGCACATCCAGCGGGCCACTGTCACGCACACGGGCAATCACGGCGTCGCGGTCGGCACTGTCAGTCTGGAAAGCCACGCTGCCCGTCGTTTCAGCAAGCTGTCTGGCCGCGTCTGGCGATCCGGCATAGGTGAAGCTGACGTTCGCGCCATCGGCACAAAAGCGCCGTACAATTGCCGCACCAATTCCCCGGCTGCCACCGAGCACCAGGACAGACTTACCTTTGAAATAAGACATGGGCACTCCTTAGTGATTTCAGGTAGCCACTATTGGCTACGATGCAGACAGTTTAGCTGACGTTCCTTGTAACAACGCGGCACGTTGTCCGACGAAAGCGAAATGTTGTGTTCTCCGCTTAACCTACGAACCAGCCAAAACTTTACCTTCCAAAATTAAGGCACCCGGCGTAACCTATATATAAACCATATACGTTTCATATAGGCCATGTGATGGGTATCGTAAAAATCTCCGATCTGATGCACGAGAATCTGCGCGTAGCGAGTACGGCGTTAAGCCGCTCGATCAACGCCCAGGCGGAGCATTGGATGAAAATCGGCATGCTGGCTGAACTCTATCCGCAGCTCAGTCATCAGGAACTGACCCGCCTGCTGATGCGGGTGGAAATCGACGGCGGCTCCGATCTGGCTAAGCTACTTAACACCTCTTTATTGACCCCGCAGGGAACCGCGTAATGAGCAACATCAAACTGCATTCACCACAGGAAATTGAACTGGCACGTGCCGCCGGTCATGACGCCGCCAAAGTGCTGGCAATGATCACCCCGTATGTAAAACCGGGCGTGACCACCGACGAACTGGATCGCATCTGCCACGATTTTATCGTTAACGAGTTAAAAGTGATTCCGGCCAACATCGGCTATCACGGGTATACCCGCACCACCTGTACTTCCGTCAATCATGTGGTGTGCCACGGCATTCCCGGCGAGAAGAAGTTGAAAGACGGCGATATCGTGAATATC is drawn from Pantoea cypripedii and contains these coding sequences:
- the bdcA gene encoding SDR family oxidoreductase, giving the protein MSYFKGKSVLVLGGSRGIGAAIVRRFCADGANVSFTYAGSPDAARQLAETTGSVAFQTDSADRDAVIARVRDSGPLDVLVVNAGIIAFGDALEQDPDEVERLFRININAPYFASVEAARQMPEGGRIIIMGSVNGDRMPVPGMASYALSKSALQGMARGLARDFGPRGITINVVQPGPVDTDANPAEGPLKDLMHGFMAIKRHGRPEEVAGMVAWLAGPEAGFVTGAMHTIDGAFGA
- a CDS encoding ParD-like family protein, encoding MGIVKISDLMHENLRVASTALSRSINAQAEHWMKIGMLAELYPQLSHQELTRLLMRVEIDGGSDLAKLLNTSLLTPQGTA